The following proteins are co-located in the Cryptosporidium parvum Iowa II chromosome 6, whole genome shotgun sequence genome:
- a CDS encoding hypothetical protein (Residue at location 646 has been changed from stop codon to Glu because of a possible sequencing error. Experiment evidence is needed to validate the annotation.), whose protein sequence is MFEYEKNCTLLVPAIVGSNAPSSSELQKRLEDPSDNEKCKALRELIIWMTHGESYNRLLMTVIRYVVQSTNHKVKKYLQLYWEIVEKCNSDGSLKEEMILVCNALRNDLQHPNEYIRGSTLRLLCNLRFIKLIQPLIESILENLQHRHSYVRRNAVMCIYSIIKTFGVDIIPNAVDEVEKLLLIEGDISTKRNAFLVLTYCDVERSLRYILSIQENVTYMGDVIQMVLLELLGKNYKDHPNYRNNLVQLIINITQSGSSAVSFEGANTLIKIGNSTPNSSIKIALQAYINLLLTHSDNNVRYIVLNKISKITGITSALYILQKFFVKDILRVLLCSNCYSLQIKVIQIVLSSLLTKNNCLDIFQFLLKHLQDISLQNYKFNSNNNSNNNNNNNNVNDNGSSNNNSVHHHHHNIAGFGNHEFNQTYHFTADIDFNYYNNNDDNSFGMGGAEAFGGLRTMNYGGGKLSDFQQFQNYQLILIKALHEITRKYHKITFKPMINSMMTFLSNSNPIIVNEIIQFLREMVVNYSEYQYEIVDQLIIHLSLIQFSRPLRTCLWILSECEYGNDKRKIIDIINVIYNSLEPLPIKIRNHPNRRASQSLMGNDNYNDDDDYDYNDNNNNSNNDSFIDNDKIAKRGGVGVGNTYXEQXXXTXXXXLXDGTYATQDLECNVDGYYGANNNMNSTNLLGTSNSQLNSSSTGIEGGNCYNIGVTTTNNLRNIIIRDEDLLLIASIGVSLIKLLCFSNNIGIKDEQGKNKXEENILBLXXXTFNKXXXXXXCXLXXCLNDXXXGGXXXDXTHRLSHCYILLKSIYNDLDQLKKNEEELGNEKDLKDLELIRLSKRTIMLRRKLFPKFQGIEGNEIELGGGINGGMKLRELFKENKRLNKNSSRRFPYNVVNFRQFREKVFSNNVDITQINDDDDEFECFDDSMVMDPLNIKNSNNGKKGSIDQSNTSKRIYSITGLSDPIYIEAILQVQHQDVLLELIVTNQSYKAVQNVQIELYPYGNLRVIEKPQNINHLDPGNTIHVYSVAQVKSIETGILFGFVTFQTKNSQNDGLGGGIGSGAVSSSSSQLLGLNDIVVLNEISIDLIDFITNSNIPCPLFRQLWSEFEWENKIPIHTSCDSFIQFLKYLIKETKLSLVGYSSIESMMMMMIGGNGTGINIGTYKSSNTNTSNNNNDNNNESDNSNHLIMMDKKSSFFATNLYARSIFGEDALVNISLEKQLVSNNQREGVEKEPKMMITGTVRIRSRTQGIALSLGDHIVSLQRKIPNDEDIIRSCGNITSNNNNNNNNENRKTTSISMNAIKKKGIEDEYGYGRHSRLLNIDFGDIY, encoded by the coding sequence atgttCGAgtatgaaaaaaattgtaCATTATTAGTACCAGCAATTGTTGGTTCAAATGCACCATCAAGTTCAGAATTACAAAAAAGATTGGAAGATCCAAgtgataatgaaaaatgtAAAGCTTTAagagaattaattatatgGATGACTCATGGTGAATCTTATAATCGATTATTAATGACTGTTATAAGATATGTAGTACAAAGTACGAATCATAAAGTAAAAAAGTACTTACAACTTTATTGGGAAATTGTAGAAAAATGTAATAGTGACGGATCacttaaagaagaaatgatTCTTGTTTGTAATGCATTAAGAAATGATTTACAACATCctaatgaatatattagagGTTCAACTTTACGTCTATTATGTAATTTAAGattcattaaattgatTCAACCATTAATCGAATCTATTTTAGAGAATCTCCAACATAGACATTCTTATGTAAGAAGAAATGCTGTCATGTGTATATATTCTATTATCAAAACATTTGGAGTTGATATTATTCCTAATGCTGTTGATGAagttgaaaaattattattaatagaagGAGATATATcaacaaaaagaaatgcttttcttgttttaaCATATTGTGATGTTGAAAGATCATTAAGATATATATTATCCATTCAAGAAAATGTTACTTATATGGGAGATGTTATTCAAATGgtattattggaattattagGAAAGAATTATAAGGATCATCCAaattatagaaataatCTTGTTCAgcttattattaatattaccCAATCAGGATCTTCTGCAGTATCTTTTGAAGGAGCTAATACATTAATTAAGATTGGAAATTCTACACCAAATAGTTCTATAAAGATTGCTTTGCAAGCATATATTaacttattattaactCATTCTGATAATAATGTTCGTTATattgtattaaataaaatttctaAAATCACTGGAATTACTTCAGCTTTATATATTCTACAGAAATTCTTTGTCAAAGATATATTAAGAGTATTATTATGTTCAAATTGTTATTCTTTACAGATTAAAGTTATTCAAATTGTGTTGtcatcattattaactaaaaataattgtttggatatatttcaatttctattaaaacATTTACAAGATATTTCACTTCAAAATTATAAgtttaatagtaataacaatagtaataataataataataataataatgttaatgataatggaagtagtaataataactctgttcatcatcatcatcataatATTGCTGGATTTGGTAATCatgaatttaatcaaaCTTATCATTTTACTGCAGATATTGACTTTAATTactataataataatgatgataataGTTTTGGAATGGGAGGAGCAGAAGCTTTTGGTGGATTAAGAACAATGAATTATGGAGGAGGGAAATTATCTGATTTTcaacaatttcaaaattatcagttaatattaattaaagcATTACATGAGATTACAAGAAAATACCAtaaaattacttttaaGCCTATGATTAATTCAATGATGACATTTTTATCCAATTCAAATcctattattgttaatgaaattattcaatttcttaGAGAAATGGTTGTTAATTATTCAGAATATCAATATGAAATTGTTgatcaattaataattcatttatcattaatacaATTCAGTAGACCATTAAGAACTTGTTTATGGATTTTAAGTGAATGTGAATATGGAAATGATAAAAGAAAgattattgatattattaatgtaaTTTACAATTCTTTGGAACCTTTACCtattaaaataagaaatCATCCAAATAGAAGAGCTAGTCAAAGTTTAATGGGAAATGATAATTAcaatgatgatgatgattatgattataatgataataataataattctaataatgatagttttattgataatgaTAAGATTGCTAAAAGAGGAGGGGTAGGAGTAGGAAATACTTATKCATGACAAAYMYAGTMGACWMWARMKGWWMYMYTGGAMGATGGAACATATGCAACTCAGGATTTGGAATGTAATGTTGATGGATATTATGGtgctaataataatatgaattcTACAAATTTATTAGGAACTAGTAATTCCCAATtgaattcttcttcaacAGGTATTGAAGGTGGAAATTGTTATAATATTGGAGTTACTACTACTAATAACttgagaaatattattattagagaTGAAGATTTACTTTTAATTGCAAGTATTGGagtttcattaataaaattattatgtttttctaataatattggaattaaagATGAACAAGGAAAAAATAAGMAYGAAGAAAATATYTTGRATTTAGSYKTAYSTACKTTTAAYAAGSKTWTTSAYAKTAYWGYMTGCTKKTTAMSRYATTGTTTAAATGAYCAMAMWRSTGGWGGKRTKSRGRAWGATRCAACTCATAGATTAAGTCATTGTTATATTTTACTTAAATCAATTTACAATGATTTGGAtcaattgaaaaagaatgaagaagaattagGAAATGAAAAAGATCTTAAAGATTTGGAATTGATTAGATTAAGTAAAAGAACAATCATGTTAAGAAggaaattatttccaaagTTTCAAGGAATTGAAGGGAATGAAATTGAACTTGGAGGAGGAATTAATGGTGGAATGAAGTTGAGAGAGTTATTTAAAGAGAATAAACgtttaaataagaattccTCAAGAAGATTTCCATATAATGTTGTTAATTTTAGACAATTTAGAGAAAAagtattttcaaataatgtgGATATAACACAGattaatgatgatgatgatgaatttgaatgtTTTGATGATAGTATGGTAATGGATcctttaaatataaaaaattcgaataatggaaaaaaaGGAAGTATTGATCAATCTAATACATctaaaagaatatattcaataacaGGTTTAAGTGATCCAATTTACATAGAAGCAATACTTCAAGTACAACATCAAGAtgtattattagaattgaTAGTAACTAATCAAAGTTATAAAGCAGTTCAAAACGTAcaaattgaattatatcCTTATGGAAATTTAAGAGTAATAGAAAAAccacaaaatattaatcatttaGATCCTGGAAATACTATTCATGTTTATTCTGTTGCACAAGTAAAATCTATTGAGACTGGAATATTGTTTGGTTTTGTTACATTTCAAACCaaaaattctcaaaatgATGGATTAGGAGGAGGAATAGGATCCGGAGCAgtatcatcatcatcatctcAATTATTAGGTTTGAATGATATTGTGGTATTGAATGAAATTAGTATAGATTTGATTGATTTCATTactaattcaaatattcctTGTCCATTATTTAGACAATTATGGTCAGAATTTGAATgggaaaataaaattccaATACATACAAGTTGTGACTCTTTTatacaatttttaaaatatttgatcaAAGAAACTAAATTATCATTGGTAGGTTATAGTAGTATTGAAAgtatgatgatgatgatgattgGTGGTAATGGTACCGGTATAAATATCGGTACTTATAAGAGTAGTAATACTAATactagtaataataataatgataataataatgagagtgataattcaaatcatttaataatgatggATAAGAAGTCAAGTTTCTTTGCTACAAATTTGTATGCAAGAAGTATTTTTGGAGAGGATGCTCTAGTTAATATAAGTTTAGAAAAACAATTGGTTAGTAATAATCAAAGAGAAGGAGTAGAAAAGGAGCCAAAAATGATGATAACAGGAACAGTTCGCATAAGAAGTAGGACACAAGGTATTGCTTTATCTTTAGGTGATCACATAGTTTCTCTTCAAAGAAAGATACcaaatgatgaagatataATAAGATCTTGTGGTAATATTacaagtaataataataataataataataatgagaaCAGAAAGACTACCAGTATATCAATGAATgcaataaagaagaaaggAATTGAAGATGAGTATGGCTATGGAAGACATTCTCGTTTATTGAATATAGATTTTGGtgatatttattga
- a CDS encoding hypothetical protein (with signal peptide and 8 transmembrane domains, amino terminl region conserved in plasmodium; transcripts identified by EST), producing MWYFGIFTALLSSILGGLGDNLIRLSFTLEEELNHKERRPVILRPIWILGVLFSCILNAILIIISLNFASAMIVTPFSGLHIFWSIIFSKYILNEEIKSRHYKGTGLVIFGLLFIILFGIKDVPVYNVHELGILYSQPKFVLYCFVNISFILICTYLSFFGLDGTEENKYKNEININNTLSNNKIENNNIEQNDNNINRKSIKDIIILNKNTLHLKISNLRDYLSKSKYIEYEKNVSVMDNSDLNYNSNENVIRTMDIKNDNIIGDGYMNSNSDIKYGFGRENSIYESNNVGFYNKILNYINKIEKRIDIINSLFIELTKGFPRVEISIPIKRFCICSVSGLIGGYTNVLVQNLIQIILIDGVYTLIHKLTYQLLIMILITGSIQWAFWNTALSKYQAIFVVPIVNSVLIASSGFCNLMLYYDNQYVSNSLLGIFFKMNFLLGQSLILVGIYIISRANRTIVNENNNLDNNDINSNSVNEENIFDFSENSQTSDPINNKLYLYLESKFSNFADITSFFKAKKEKISSSLESLLGLSRNQNLSNNHSTSSLPNTKYLKNNNQFYINNTIILPQEEYVDGQSTCIHVDNCQAATANTGIQVEKSQINVEKNYLSSNNNINHLNDQEEMDIVSQQIIMPINTEYSLNTLGQQENITDTDYNKKYGIELESYVLDEYDIDDFEIPFSNQDYTGREAMILQNMGGNYQYEDYVNEQIINTSSMLSFGDDILEENITQNYYESDLMATKETEYNEDFTTNNHSHAVNSGFSHNIQSNETEVNITTSDLKFDCNPSLSTCSTNSTVLNSFITNIL from the coding sequence atgtGGTATTTTGGAATATTCACAGCTTTATTATCATCCATTTTGGGTGGATTAGGCGATAATTTGATTAGATTGAGTTTTACTTTAGAAGAAGAGTTAAACcataaagaaagaagacCAGTTATTTTAAGACCAATTTGGATATTAGGTGTACTTTTTTCGTGTATATTAAAtgcaatattaataataattagtTTAAATTTTGCATCAGCAATGATAGTAACTCCATTTTCTGGCTTACATATATTTTGGAGTATTATATTTAGTAAGtatattttaaatgaagaaataaaatcaaGGCATTATAAAGGTACAGGTTTGGTaatttttggattattatttattatattatttggtATCAAAGATGTACCAGTTTATAATGTACATGAACTCGGTATATTATATTCACAACcaaaatttgttttatattgctttgtaaatatttcatttatattaatttgtacatatttatcattttttggaCTGGATGGGactgaagaaaataaatacaagaatgaaataaacataaataatacattatcaaataataaaattgaaaataataatattgagcaaaatgataataatattaatagaaaatcaattaaagatattattattttaaataaaaatactttacatttaaaaatttcGAATTTGAGAGATTATTTAAGtaaaagtaaatatatCGAATACGAAAAGAATGTTTCTGTAATGGATAACTCagatttaaattataattctAATGAAAATGTAATTAGAACAATGGatataaaaaatgataatattatagGTGATGGATATATGAATAGTAATTCTGATATTAAATATGGATTTGGAAGAGAGAATAGTATATATGAAAGTAATAATGTGGgattttataataaaatattgaattatattaataagatagaaaaaagaattgatataattaattcattatttattgaattaacaAAAGGATTCCCAAGAGTTGAGATATCAATACcaattaaaagattttGTATTTGTTCAGTATCAGGTCTTATAGGAGGATATACAAATGTTCTTGTACAGAATTtgatacaaataatattaatagatgGAGTATATACTCTAATTCATAAATTAACATATCAACTTTTAATTATGATACTTATTACAGGCTCAATACAATGGGCATTTTGGAATACTGCATTATCAAAATATCAAGCAATTTTTGTTGTACCTATAGTTAATTCAGTATTAATTGCATCCAGTGGGTTTTGTAATTTAATGCTTTATTATGACAATCAATACGTATCAAATTCACTTTTGGGGATATTTTTTAAGATGAATTTTCTACTTGGACAATCTCTTATTTTAGTTGggatttatattataagcAGAGCAAATAGAACCATagtaaatgaaaataataacttggataataatgatattaatagtaattcaGTTAATGAAgagaatatttttgattttagtGAAAATTCTCAAACATCGGatccaataaataataaactttatttatatttagaatcaaaattttctaattttgCTGATATTACCAGTTTTTTTAAAGctaaaaaagagaaaataagTTCTTCTTTGGAAAGCCTTCTTGGACTATCTAGAAACCAAAATTTATCCAATAATCATTCAACTTCTTCGTTACCTAACactaaatatttgaaaaataataatcaattctatattaataatactattatTCTTCCTCAAGAAGAATATGTTGATGGTCAATCTACATGCATTCATGTGGATAATTGTCAGGCGGCAACTGCCAATACCGGTATTCAAGTAGAAAAATCTCAAATTAATgtggaaaaaaattatttatcatccaataataatattaaccATTTAAATGACCAAGAAGAAATGGATATTGTAAGTCAGCAAATTATTATGCCAATAAATACAGAGTATTCTTTGAATACTTTAGGACaacaagaaaatattactgATACTGACtataacaaaaaatatggaATTGAGTTAGAATCATATGTTTTGGATGAGTATGATATTGATGATTTTGAGATTCCTTTTTCAAATCAAGATTATACAGGAAGAGAAGCAATGATTTTACAGAATATGGGAGGAAATTATCAATATGAAGATTATGTCAAtgaacaaataattaatactAGTTCAATGCTTAGTTTTGGGGATGATATAttggaagaaaatattacaCAGAATTATTATGAAAGCGACTTAATGGCAACTAAAGAAACTGAATATAATGAGGATTTTACTACTAATAATCATAGTCATGCAGTCAATTCAGGTTTCAGTCATAATATTCAAAGCAATGAAACTGAAGTTAATATAACAACTAGTGATTTAAAGTTTGATTGTAATCCAAGTCTTTCAACATGTTCAACTAATTCTACTGTACTAAATTCCTTTATTAccaatattttataa